The genomic window CTGTTTTGGATTACACGATTTATCCGCTATAAGCTCACCACGCTTTCTAATCACCAAGTCTATGACAAAGAGAATGTGCTTGAAGCGATTAATCTCTTAAGTAATGATGAGATACTTTCCATTGAAGCGCTAGATTCTATCTGCAAGAGTGTGCGTAAAGCCGGAATGATAGGGATAAACACCTACTCTACCCCGCTACTTAAGCTCTACATATTTCTTACCCAAAGCAGAATCCCCGCTCTTAAGAAAATGGAGGAGATTGACGAGGAGGTTTTAAGCGATTTTTTAAGCGTGGAGACAAGCACCCTCTCAAATGCAAGTAAGAAAAATTATCGTATTGCGCTCATTGGGCTTTTTGGCTATATTGATAAGCAAAATGAGAGTGAGGGCAGCTCGTATGTGTATGACATCACGCTTAAAATTAGTGCGCTGCAGGGCAAAGCAGGAGCGAAGCTCCCTGCGTATTTGAGCCAAGATGAGCTAGAACACTTTTTGAAAGCCATTGATGAGGCGCAGCTTGGAGCAAAGGTTACAGCGCGTAATAAGCTCATTATCAAACTCATCGTCTATACCGGAATCCGCGTGAGCGAAGCACTCAATCTCCGCAGAAAAGATATTTTTCCACATCTTGACTACTATCTTGTGCAGATTCGGGGTAAGGGCAATAAGCCACGTGTGGTGATGATAAGTCAAAGCCATATCCAAAGCCTACTTGATTCGTGGCTTACGCAACGCCCAAGCTTCGCTCCTAAGCACGATTTGCTTTTTTGTAATGCAAAAGGCGAGGCACTCACGCAAAGCTATATTTATAGAAATGTGGAAAATATCCTCTTACAAGCGGGAATCCGCAAGGAAAAAAATGGAGCGCATATGCTGCGCCACTCCTTTGCCACCCTGCTCTATCAGCAAAAACACGATTTGGTGATGGTGCAAGAAGCATTGGGACATTCGGATTTAAACACAAGTAGAATCTATACGCATTTTGATAGCGAGCGACTCCGCGAAGTCGCTGAAGTAATGGATAATCTTAACAAAAAGGAGAATCATCAATGAATAGATTTATAAAATCAAATATGCAACATAATCTTGTAATCTGTCTTATTGGTATATTTGCACTTGGATTGTGGCTCTATGATAAAGTCGTATATGGCGATGTATTTCGCCTTATGCTTGTCGCACTTGGGCTTTTTTGGTTTATTCAAAAGCAATTTCAGCACTTGAAATATCTCATCATCGTGGCAATAGTAATTTTAGGCATAGCCTTTGCGTGTAAGCTACTTTTTGCTTATCTCGCTCATCATTATGGTGATATAGAGTGGTTACAAGGCATACTAGAAATTGCTAAACGCCCTATTAATGGAAAGTTTAAAGGATTCCCAAGCGGACATACCACAGCTGCTTTTACAACGTCTGCGTTGATGTGGCACTTTATGGGTAAGAAATGGGGTATATTTGCTTTTATTTTAGCTTGTTTTGTGGGATATTCGCGTATTTTGAGCTTATGGCATACGCCTTTACAAGTTTTAGCAGGAGCTATTCTTGGCTTTATAGGGAGTTTGATACTCATTTATTGTATTGATAAATATTTTAAAAAATATATTGACAAATAGCGTGAAAAAAAAATATAATTCGCACCCTATCCACATCTTATGGGGCTGATTGGCTTTCGACAGGAATGAAGAGGCTTAGGTGCATGTGAGCCGGCACGCTCTCAAACTACCACATTTTTTAAACGCAAACAACGCAAATTACGCTCCAGCTTACGCAAGAGTCGCGTAAGTTTATCGCTTTTTGGAGCCGAGCATAGTATTTCTTTCTAGCGGAAAGCTATCCTCGTCATCTTTGCTAGATGCTCTTTTGCTTTTACCTATGGCAAGGGAAAAGATTTAGGTTGCTTGTGGATTCTATCTTGGGACATTGGATAGCCACAAAAAGACTTCAATGTCTGCTAAACATGTAGATTCTTAAGAAGCTCTCATTTTTGGACTGGGGTTCGACTCCCCACAGCTCCACCATAATTTCTCTATTTTGTATTAAGATTCAAAGTTATAAAGCTTTTAATTGCTATGATGCGTTTTACAAGATAAGGCGTGGAAAAGATAAAGCACAAACCAAAGAAATAATTTAGTAAGGTTTGTGATATAGGCAAACAAGAAAGGCGCAATATTGTGTAAGAATTTAATACCTAAAATAAATAAGCCATAAAATTTCTTGGTAATATGCGCATTTGGCAGGGCATTTCACCTTGCTTTAGTGAATCTGGGCTGCTTTTCGGATTCTATATGCCTTTGAGCGACAAGCACTTGAGCAAGTTTTTGCACTTTTGCTTCCAATAAATGGTTTATGGCACACCTGGCAATCTTTTTTTGCTTTATCAAGACTTTTAAGCAATGATACGACTTCACTATGAGAAAGTGAATGCTTACAATAAGGACATTCCATAAAAACTCCTTTGTCTTTAAGAGATTGATTATTATCACAGCTACTTAAATTACATTATGATAGTAACAAAAAAATGCTACAAAAATGTAAAAAAAAATATTTTATAAAATATAACACTACATTTTATAAAATGTGATAGACTCCACGCTTCATTTTGCATATTTTATTCTAAAGGTTTTGACAATGACACATATTCGCTCTGCTTCTGTGCCTTCAGTTTTTAGTATGGCTGCGTTTTCAGGCATTATAAGTGCGGCTTTTGTAAGCATAAGTTTTGCTGATGAAAACACCCAAAATATGACTTCTGTTAAACTTTCACCAATTACTTCTCTAGCTCACCCTATTAGTAATGCTAATGTTAGTGTTGTAGATGATACTTTTATCACAAATACCCAAGCAAAAGACTTGCGTGAGGTTTTCAATAAAAGCGCAGAAATTCAAGTTGGCGGTAGCTCACAAATCGCACAAAAGCTCTATATTCGTGGCTTTGAGGATAGAATGTTTCGTATTAGGATTGATGGCATTACGCAAGGGGGGAATCTCTTTCACCACCAAGGCAATCTCCTCTTTGACCCATTCCTTGTAAAAAATATTGAAATAGAAAAGGGTTTAGCAAATGTAGAATATGGCGCGGGAGCATTAGCCGGAGGGATAAATATTACAACAAAAAATGCCTTTGATTTACTTGGTGCAAATCGTAGCTACGGGGCACATTTTACATTCGGCGGGCAAAGCAATAGAGGCATTGGCACTTCACTTGCAACCTATGGTAAGATAAAAGAAAAACTCGGGCTAGTCGCAAGTTATAGTTTTGATGATGTGCCATATTATCGTGCAGGTAATGGTGATAAAGTCCCCTCTTCTCCTGCAAAAAACCATAATGCGCTTTTTAAGCTTACATTCTTGCCAAAGGAAAATCACTCATTTAATGTGAATTATCACTTTAATAATGTCGGCGCGGTTGCTCCCTATGGCGCAAATGTGATTCTATCCCCAAATCCACAGCTTTATGATAATACCCTCTTGTCTCACTCCACGAGCGCACAATATGATTACGCGCTTGGCGAGAATTTCCACGCGCATATCAATGCCTACTATGCAAATAAGAATCTCAAGCTTTTACCGCAAGGCGCGTTACAAGCGCAAGATTCACACGAAGGTGCTATGGATTTAAATCTTGTGAATCTCGGCTCTGATGTGATTTTGAGGAATTATTTTGGCGGGGCAAAGCATTCTATAAAATATGGATTCAATTATCAGCTGATACTCACAAAGGCAAAGGATTTAGATGACCACGCACTACTTAGTAATAACACAGGGCACGAAAAAGGTGCGATTTATGGGGGCTTTATCGGTGCGAATTTTAATCTGCTAGAATCTTTAAACTTAGAGTTAGGTTCGCGCTATGATAGCTTTATATATGAAGATAAAGTTGGCAAAACGCACAATACACAAGGATTCAGTCCCTATGCCACGCTCTTTTTTGCACCCACAAATGAGTTGAGCTTCAAACTCACACAAAACTACAATACGCGCGGGGCTACGCCTATGGACGCTTCGCTGCTTGGGAATCCACATATCATTATTAAGCCTCTTAAGGCGGAGGGAATGCACAATACGGAATTTGATATAGACTATGACAATAGCCTTTTTAGCGCGCATATCGGGCTTTATCATCAGTATCTTAAAAATTTCATCAATAGCTATGCAAACGAAGGTAATCACACAGGTAGCGGGCATTCGCACGATGATAGCTTCCGTCAAAATATGGACTCACATATACGCGTTTTGGGTTATGAAGCAAATGTTGGGCTAGACTTTGACTTTTTAGATGTGCATTTAGGTATCGCGCAAAACTTCCCCACATACAATGGCAAAACAATTACCGATACCTTTGAGCTTATGGCAGTGAGCGGGAGAAGCTATTATTTCAGTGCGGGATTGCGCCCCTTTAAGAGTGTGCCACAATTTCATATCTTATGGCTTAGTCGCTTTGGCGAAGGTATAAACTATCAGGGCTATAATATGTATTATAATGGGATAGATTCAGTGAGTAAAAAGGGCTATGACACGCATAATATCTATCTTAGCTATAATGTGGGAACGCATTTAAGTCTGCGTTTGGCATTCTTAAATATTACAAATAAAACCTATGTGAATCCTTATAGTCCGCTCAAAGAGCTTTTTTCAAATGGTAATGGCAACACACCACTTTACGAATCCGGATTTAATACAAAGGCACAAATCGCACTTTCGTTTTAATCATCCTAATAAGACTATTCTACCAAGCCTTGCGTATTTAAACTTATTATAAGATAAGTATCGTTATCATTATGTGAATAAAGGATTATATTTATCCACATAACCTGATACAAAAGGCTTATATGATGAAAAGTATCTCACATACGATTCTAATCCCCACTCTCACAAGTATGACTTTCATAAATATGACATTAGCAGATGAGGACAATAGCTCAAAATCTATCAATCTCTCGCCTTTGGTTACCACAGCCCAAGCAGTCAGCCACACAAATGTAAGCGTCATTGATAGCGAGTTTATTACCAACACTCAAGCGAGAGATTTGCGCGAGGTTTTCAATAAAAGTGCAGAAATTCAAGTTGGCGGTAGCTCACAAATCGCACAAAAGCTCTATATTCGCGGCTTTGAAGATAGAATGTTTCGTGTGAGACTTGATGGTATTACACAAAGTGGGAATCTACTCCATCATCAAGGCAACCTCCTCTTTGACCCACTCCTTGTAAAAAATATTGAAATAGAAAAGGGTTTAGCAAATGTAGAATATGGCGCAGGTGCATTAGCCGGAGGGATAAATATCACTACAAAAAATGCCTTTGACTTGCTCGGTGCAAATCGCAACTATGGGGCACATTTTAATATTGGAGGACAAACAAATAAAGGTGTGGATACTTCACTTGTAACCTATGGCAAGATAAAAGAGAATCTTGGGCTAGTGGCAAGTTATAATTTTGATGATGTGCCCTATTATCGTGCAGGTGATGGAAATAAAGTCTCATCATCTCCTGCAAAGGCACACAACGCACTTTTTAAGCTCACTTTTTTGCCAAAGGAAAATCACTCATTTAATGTGAATTATCACTTTAATAATGTCAATTCTGTATCGCCCTATGCCGCAAATATCCTCACACTCGGTGCTTCACCCCAACTCTATGCAAGCAAGCTTTTCGCCCATTCTGTAAGCACGCAATATGATTATTTGCTTGATAAATCTTTTCATCTGCAATGGAATGCTTATTATTCACGTAAAAATCTCTTGCTTTCTCCCACAGGGATACGCACAAATGTTGATTACGAAGACCCAAGAGACTTGCTTTTATCAAATCTAGGCAGTGATGTTATTTTGAGGCATTATTTTGGTGAGAGGAGGCATTCCCTCAAATATGGGCTAAACTATCAGCTTATAAGCACAGAAGAGCGCAATATCACTCCTGAAAATCTCAAAAATAACAATCGGGCAAATGAAAAGACTGTAATTTATGGGGGCTTTATCGGTGCGAATTTTAATCTTTTAGAATCTTTGAGCCTAGAGCTTGGCTCACGTTATGATAGCTTTATACATACAGACAAAGTGGGTAAAACACACAATACACAAGGATTCAGTCCTTATATCTCACTGCTTTATATGCCTATAAATGAATTAAGCTTTAAGCTCACACAAAACTATAACACGCGAGGAGTTATGCCTATGGACGCCTCAATTCTTGCTGACCCTAGTGTCATCATTAAACCTCTCAAGGCAGAGGGAATGCACAATACAGAATTTGATATAGACTATGACAATAGCCTTTTTAGCGCACATATTGCGCTTTATCATCAATATCTTAAAAACTTTATTAATACTTATGTCAATAATGCAAGTAATACCGCCATTCACGGAGACGAGGGATTCTCGCGTCAAAATATGAATAGCCCTATACAGATTCTAGGCTATGAAGCAAATGTTGGGCTAGACTTTGACTTTTTAGATGTGCATTTAGGTATCGCGCAAAACTTCCCCACATACAATGGCAAAACAATTACCGATACCTTTGAGCTTATGGCAGTGAGCGGGAGAAGCTATTATTTCAGTGCGGGATTGCGCCCCTTTAGCTCTCTACCACATTTTAAGATTCTATGGCTTAGTCGCTTTGGCGAAGGTATAAATTATCGGGGCTATAATATGTATCGTGGGGAGTTAGCCTCTATCAACAAAAAGAGCTACGATGTGCATAATATCTACCTTACTTATGATGTCAAGTCGCATTTAAGTCTGCGCTTAGCATTCTTAAATATTACAAACAAAACCTATGCTAATCCCTACACTCCGCTTAATGAGCTTTATTCAATGGATTCAGGTAATACACCTCTTTATGAGCCGGGCTTTAGCACAAAAGCACAAATTGCACTTTCATTTTAAGTAAATCACAAATCTTTTGGTATAATCGCTACTTTGACTACATAATTAAAGGAGTGATTATGAATCTAAGTAAAGTATCAGTGGGTGAAAATCCAAATAAAGTCAATGTCATCATTGAAATCCCTTATGGTTCAAATATCAAATACGAAGTTGATAAAGATAGCGGTTTAGTTGTCGTAGATAGAGTGATGTATGGTGCGATGTTTTATCCTGCTAATTATGGTTTTGTCCCCAATACACTCGCAGATGATGGCGACCCTGTTGATGTTCTTGTGCTTAATCCCTACCCGCTTCAAGCCGGAAGTATGATTGCTGTGCGCCTCATCGGTGTGCTTATTATGGAAGATGAAAGCGGAATGGACGAAAAACTCCTATCCGTGCCTGTTTCAAAGATTGATCCTAGTTTTGATAAGATTCAGTCTTATGTTGATTTACCGCGTATCACTCTTGATAGAATCAAAAATTTCTTTGAAACCTACAAAACCCTAGAGCCAAACAAATGGGTGAAAGTCAAGGATTTTAAAGATAAAAATGTCGCTCAAGAGATTTTAGACAAATCAATCAAGGCATACAAGGGCTAGAATCTTGCTTGATTCTAGCAATATTTTTCTTTAAGGAGGCGTTATGTTTCAAAAGATTCTCATTGCTAATCGTGGCGAAATAGCTGTGCGTATTATCCGCGCTTGTAGGGATTTAAACATTAAAAGTGTTGCTATATATGCGAGGGCGGATAGAGATTGTTTGCACGTGAAAATGGCTGATGAAAACTATGAGATTAGCGATGACCCGCTCAAAGGCTATCTTGACGCGGATTTGATAGTCGAAGCCGCTTTGCGCTGTGAAGCTGATGCAATTCACCCCGGCTATGGATTTTTAAGCGAGAATGCCGCCTTTGCCAAAAAGGTGCAGGAAGCAGGGATTACTTGGATTGGTCCAGATTCACTCACCATTGCTAAAATGGGCGATAAAAATGCTGCAAGAGAGATTATGCAAAAAAATGGTATCCCTATTGTGCCGGGCACCGAGCCGCTGAATAAATGCTCTATGCGCGAAATAGCCAAACTCGCACAAAAAATCGGCTACCCTGTGATACTCAAGGCAAGTAGCGGTGGCGGTGGTCGTGGCATACGCGTGGTAGAAAAAGAAGAGCATTTAATGGAATCTTTTGAAGCTTGCAAACGCGAGGCTATGGCATTTTTCAAAAATGATGATGTTTTTATGGAAAAATATATTGTGAATCCGCGCCACATTGAGTTTCAAATCCTCGCTGATAATTATGGTAATGTGATACACTTGCTGGAGCGCGATTGTAGTATTCAACGCCGACATCAAAAGTTGATTGAAATCGCCCCTAGCCCATTTATTAGCGATGATTTACGCCGTAGAATGGGTGCGGCGGCAGTGGCAGCAGCGAAAGCGGCGCATTACACAAATGCTGGAACGGTGGAATTTTTGCTCGATGAAAACAATGTTTTTTATTTTATGGAGATGAATACGCGCATACAAGTTGAGCACGGCGTTACAGAGGAGATTACAGGTTATGATTTGATAGGAAGACAGATTCGTATCGCCCAAGGAGAGATTTTAGACCTCACACAGCACGATATACGCGCTCAAGGCTTTGCGATAGAGGCGAGAATCAATGCCGAAGATGTGGCAAATGACTTTGTGCCAAATCCGGGTAAAATCACCACTTACTATCCTGCCCTAGGACCTTTTGTGCGTGTGGATAGCTGTATTTATAAAGATTATGTTATTCCACCCTTTTATGATTCTATGGTAGCAAAGCTCATTGTGAAAGCTTCAAGCTATAATCTTGCAGTAAATAAACTCTCGCGAGCTTTGAATGAATTTACCATTAAAGGCGTGAAAACAACAATTCCCTTTCTCATTAATATTTGTAATGATAAAGACTTTAGGCGAGGATATTTTGATACTTCTTATATTGAAAGTAAAATTAAAGAGCTTATGCCCGAACCAGATGCGAAGCCTGAAGATGATGTAGTAAGTGTCATTGTCGCTGCTCTAAGTGCGCGATATGGGGCATAAAAGCAATGAAAAACATTTATCAAAACACGAGTTTTTTAGATAAGCGCGCGTGTGAAAAATACCACCTTACCAGCGAGATTCTTATGGAAAATGCTGCCTGCGCTTTAGAATCTCTCATTGTTTCTTTAACGCATAAGGGAAGCGTGATTACGATTTTATGCGGTGGTGGTGATAATGGCGGCGATGGTTATGCATTAGCTAGGCGTTTAAGCGGGGATTATCAAGTAAGAATCTATCAAGTAAAAGAGCCAAAGTCCCCTCTTTGCGTGCAAAACTATGAGCGAGCTACCCAATGTGAGATTAAGTTTATCAAAAAGATTTTGCCCTGTGATGTGGTGGTGGATTGTGTCGTGGGGAGTGGATTAAAAGGCACGCTAGATTCTGAAATTTGCGATGTTTTAACCACAGCACAAAAATGTGCGCGTATCAACATTGCATGTGATGTCCCAAGTGGGCTAAGTGAGCAAAATGATGGCTTTGTATTTAAGACTCATCACACGCTTTGTATGGGCGCGATTAGCCTTGCGTGTTTAAGCGATAGAGCAAAGGACATTGTAGGGGAGCTACATATCGGTAAGCTCGGGCTAAGTGCTAACCATTATCAAATTAGCTCAAATATCAAATTATTAGAAACAAGCGACCTCGCTTTGCCTCTGCGTAGGGAGAATAATACGCATAAGGGCAATTATGGATTTTTGGCAGTTTTTAGTGGGGAAAAAGTAGGCGCAAGTATCCTTAGCGCACAGAGTGCTTTAAGCTTTGGCGTGGGACTTGTGAGTCTCATTACAGATGAGGAGAGATTCATACCTCCAGAAATTATGCAAGAGCAGAATCTGCCTACAAAGGCAAGTGCTATCGCGTTGGGTATGGGGTTAGGTATAGATAAAAGTGCAAAGATTTTAGAAAATTTATGTGAAAGCCCCCTACCCTGCGTGATTGACGCGGATTGCTTTCATACACCAATGATTAAAACTTTTTTAGATAAAAGCCTCAAGCAGCGGACATTGGATTTTACGCGAGAGATTGTGCTTACCCCTCACCCCAAAGAGTTTGCTTCGTTGCTTCAAATATGCGATTTGGGTGAGTATAACCCGCAAAAAAAAGTGGATTTTATGTTAAATTTCACGCAAAAATATCCGCATACCACACTTTTACTTAAAGGGGCAAATGTCTTTATCGCGCAGGGACAGGAGCTTTATATCAATCCTCTTGGGACAAGTGCGCTTGCAAAAGGTGGAAGTGGCGATGTGTTAAGTGGTATTATAGGCTCACTCCTTGCACAGGGGCAAAATGGATTAAACAGCGCAATACAAGGCTCACTCGCGCATAGCCTAAGTGCAAAAGTGGCTTTAAAGCATAATGCCTCATACGCGCTCACCCCGCAGATTCTCATAGAATCTTTAAGACTTCTACACACTTTATAAAGGATTTTTATGGATACATTGCATATAGGTTCACATCAATTTACCTCTCGTCTCATCGTGGGCAGTGGGAAATATAAGGACTTCGCCACGACTAAAGAGGCGACTTTGGCAAGTGGTGCAGAGATGATTACCGTGGCGGTGCGGCGGGTAAATATAATGGATAACAAAAGTGAGAATCTACTCGAGACTTTTAAGGATACACAGATTCAATTCTTGCCAAACTCCGCTGGGTGCGTCAATGCTAAGGAAGCCATTACACTTTTTCGCTTGGTGCGTGAGGCGACAGGCATTAGCTTTATCAAGCTTGAAATCATCGGCGACACGCAAAAGACGCTCTACCCTGATGTGATAGAAACGCTCCAAGCCACCGAGATTCTTGCTAATGAGGGCTTTTGCGTGTTGGCTTATACAAATGATGATCCTATTATGGCAAAGAGGCTAGAAAATGCCGGAGCAAGTGCGGTTATGCCCCTTGCTGCGCCTATTGGCAGTGGGCTTGGGATTCAAAATCGCTACAATATAGGATTCATCAAAGAGGCGATTAAAGTGCCTGTGATTGTTGATGCGGGGGTAGGCTGTGCGAGTGATGCAAGTATCGCTATGGAGCTAGGAGCTGATGCGGTGCTTACAAATACCGCAATCGCTCAAGCACAGAATCCTATTCTTATGGCGGAGGCGATGAAATACGCAGTGAAAGCTGGAAGAGCAAGTTATCTCGCAGGACGCATACCTCGCAAAGCCTATGCAAGTGCAAGTTCTCCGCTTGAGGGAATGGCGCAACTTAGCTAGATTCTAAAATTGAGTTAAAAAGCACCAAAGCGGTGCAAAAAAGCTATAAGTGATATGACAAACAGCACGATAAAAACAAGAACATACAAAAAAGAAGCGTATATGAAAGATGAGATTTTTACACAAGAGCCAAATAAGCAATTTGAGTTTGATGAGCAAGTGGCGAGTGTTTTTGATGATATGCTTGAGCGTTCAATCCCGCATTACAAGGAAGTGTTAGGGCTTATCGTGGATTTTTGCGCTATGAATATGGCAGAATGTGAAACAAGACGCATTTATGATTTGGGTAGCTCCACAGGTAGCACGCTTCTAGCCCTGCACCAGACGCTTAATGCGCAGGATTCTAGCATTCATAGCCAACAAGTGCTAGAATCAAATTGGCAGCTCATCGGCATTGATAATTCTCGTGCAATGGTGGAAAAAGCAAGGCTTAAAGCCCAAGCTTATGGGGTGGAGATTAGCTTTGAGTGTGCGGATTTACTTGAGTATCAATTTGAATCTTGCGCGGCGGTGCTTGCCAATTATATTTTGCAATTTATCCGCCCAATACAACGTCAAAGCCTCCTTCAAAGGATTTATGATTCTTTGGATAAGGGCGGAGTTTTGATTGTGAGTGAGAAAATGAGCTCTCCGCATAGAATCCTTGATAAGCAGATGATTGAACGTTATTTACGCTATAAGCGTGAGCAGGGCTATACGCAAGGCGAGATTAGTAAAAAACGCGAAGCATTAGAGAATGTGCTCATTCCCTTTAGCCTTGAGGAAAATCTCACGCTTTTACGTAATGTGGGCTTTGAATACGTGGAGGTGCTGTTTAAATGGGTGAATTTTGGCACTTTGATTGCTAAAAAGTAATAAATATTTATATTTTATATGTATTTATTTTATGCAAACTAAAATTATAAAAGAAAAATAATGTAATTTATTGTAACTTATTTTAAAATTTTACTAAAAACTCTAAAAATTATTATTCAAAAAAAAAAAAAAATGCGTGATATGATAATAGTAAAAACAAAAAGGAGAAACAATGAAACAAGAAGATAATGTTTCAAAACTTACCCCACAGGAACTTGAAGAGTTAAGTAATTGGCTATGGAATAATTGCGATGATTGCGGACTAATGCTTGAAGATATGACAGATTCTTTACGATATTGCGATGAAAATCCTGCAGATTTAGACCCTAGCGAACTTGAAGATTGGCTTTTGGAAACAAGACTATTTGCACTTGATGACAATTGCCCTAAGGGAATAAAAGATTTACCAAAAACATTAGGTGCATTAAAGGGCTTACAAGCCATTGTAGCACAGAGACAATCCATTCAAAGCATTCCTAAAGAAATATGTGAAATCAAGGGTTTAGAAGTTTTGGATTTATTTGATAATGAACTCACACAAATCCCACAAGAAATTGGCAAACTAGAATCTTTAAGAGAACTTTACTTAGGTGAAAATAACAT from Helicobacter typhlonius includes these protein-coding regions:
- a CDS encoding tyrosine-type recombinase/integrase, encoding MKYPLNYKDHFNATLLFWITRFIRYKLTTLSNHQVYDKENVLEAINLLSNDEILSIEALDSICKSVRKAGMIGINTYSTPLLKLYIFLTQSRIPALKKMEEIDEEVLSDFLSVETSTLSNASKKNYRIALIGLFGYIDKQNESEGSSYVYDITLKISALQGKAGAKLPAYLSQDELEHFLKAIDEAQLGAKVTARNKLIIKLIVYTGIRVSEALNLRRKDIFPHLDYYLVQIRGKGNKPRVVMISQSHIQSLLDSWLTQRPSFAPKHDLLFCNAKGEALTQSYIYRNVENILLQAGIRKEKNGAHMLRHSFATLLYQQKHDLVMVQEALGHSDLNTSRIYTHFDSERLREVAEVMDNLNKKENHQ
- a CDS encoding phosphatase PAP2 family protein, giving the protein MNRFIKSNMQHNLVICLIGIFALGLWLYDKVVYGDVFRLMLVALGLFWFIQKQFQHLKYLIIVAIVILGIAFACKLLFAYLAHHYGDIEWLQGILEIAKRPINGKFKGFPSGHTTAAFTTSALMWHFMGKKWGIFAFILACFVGYSRILSLWHTPLQVLAGAILGFIGSLILIYCIDKYFKKYIDK
- a CDS encoding TonB-dependent receptor plug domain-containing protein; protein product: MTHIRSASVPSVFSMAAFSGIISAAFVSISFADENTQNMTSVKLSPITSLAHPISNANVSVVDDTFITNTQAKDLREVFNKSAEIQVGGSSQIAQKLYIRGFEDRMFRIRIDGITQGGNLFHHQGNLLFDPFLVKNIEIEKGLANVEYGAGALAGGINITTKNAFDLLGANRSYGAHFTFGGQSNRGIGTSLATYGKIKEKLGLVASYSFDDVPYYRAGNGDKVPSSPAKNHNALFKLTFLPKENHSFNVNYHFNNVGAVAPYGANVILSPNPQLYDNTLLSHSTSAQYDYALGENFHAHINAYYANKNLKLLPQGALQAQDSHEGAMDLNLVNLGSDVILRNYFGGAKHSIKYGFNYQLILTKAKDLDDHALLSNNTGHEKGAIYGGFIGANFNLLESLNLELGSRYDSFIYEDKVGKTHNTQGFSPYATLFFAPTNELSFKLTQNYNTRGATPMDASLLGNPHIIIKPLKAEGMHNTEFDIDYDNSLFSAHIGLYHQYLKNFINSYANEGNHTGSGHSHDDSFRQNMDSHIRVLGYEANVGLDFDFLDVHLGIAQNFPTYNGKTITDTFELMAVSGRSYYFSAGLRPFKSVPQFHILWLSRFGEGINYQGYNMYYNGIDSVSKKGYDTHNIYLSYNVGTHLSLRLAFLNITNKTYVNPYSPLKELFSNGNGNTPLYESGFNTKAQIALSF
- a CDS encoding TonB-dependent receptor plug domain-containing protein — its product is MKSISHTILIPTLTSMTFINMTLADEDNSSKSINLSPLVTTAQAVSHTNVSVIDSEFITNTQARDLREVFNKSAEIQVGGSSQIAQKLYIRGFEDRMFRVRLDGITQSGNLLHHQGNLLFDPLLVKNIEIEKGLANVEYGAGALAGGINITTKNAFDLLGANRNYGAHFNIGGQTNKGVDTSLVTYGKIKENLGLVASYNFDDVPYYRAGDGNKVSSSPAKAHNALFKLTFLPKENHSFNVNYHFNNVNSVSPYAANILTLGASPQLYASKLFAHSVSTQYDYLLDKSFHLQWNAYYSRKNLLLSPTGIRTNVDYEDPRDLLLSNLGSDVILRHYFGERRHSLKYGLNYQLISTEERNITPENLKNNNRANEKTVIYGGFIGANFNLLESLSLELGSRYDSFIHTDKVGKTHNTQGFSPYISLLYMPINELSFKLTQNYNTRGVMPMDASILADPSVIIKPLKAEGMHNTEFDIDYDNSLFSAHIALYHQYLKNFINTYVNNASNTAIHGDEGFSRQNMNSPIQILGYEANVGLDFDFLDVHLGIAQNFPTYNGKTITDTFELMAVSGRSYYFSAGLRPFSSLPHFKILWLSRFGEGINYRGYNMYRGELASINKKSYDVHNIYLTYDVKSHLSLRLAFLNITNKTYANPYTPLNELYSMDSGNTPLYEPGFSTKAQIALSF
- the ppa gene encoding inorganic diphosphatase; its protein translation is MNLSKVSVGENPNKVNVIIEIPYGSNIKYEVDKDSGLVVVDRVMYGAMFYPANYGFVPNTLADDGDPVDVLVLNPYPLQAGSMIAVRLIGVLIMEDESGMDEKLLSVPVSKIDPSFDKIQSYVDLPRITLDRIKNFFETYKTLEPNKWVKVKDFKDKNVAQEILDKSIKAYKG
- a CDS encoding acetyl-CoA carboxylase subunit A codes for the protein MFQKILIANRGEIAVRIIRACRDLNIKSVAIYARADRDCLHVKMADENYEISDDPLKGYLDADLIVEAALRCEADAIHPGYGFLSENAAFAKKVQEAGITWIGPDSLTIAKMGDKNAAREIMQKNGIPIVPGTEPLNKCSMREIAKLAQKIGYPVILKASSGGGGRGIRVVEKEEHLMESFEACKREAMAFFKNDDVFMEKYIVNPRHIEFQILADNYGNVIHLLERDCSIQRRHQKLIEIAPSPFISDDLRRRMGAAAVAAAKAAHYTNAGTVEFLLDENNVFYFMEMNTRIQVEHGVTEEITGYDLIGRQIRIAQGEILDLTQHDIRAQGFAIEARINAEDVANDFVPNPGKITTYYPALGPFVRVDSCIYKDYVIPPFYDSMVAKLIVKASSYNLAVNKLSRALNEFTIKGVKTTIPFLINICNDKDFRRGYFDTSYIESKIKELMPEPDAKPEDDVVSVIVAALSARYGA